Part of the Candidatus Dormiibacterota bacterium genome is shown below.
CGTCGCTCATGTCGCCGAGGAGATGGGCGTCTCCCGTCCCACAGCCCACAAGTGGTGGCGTCGCTTCCGGCTTGAGGGCCCGCTCGGGCTGCTGGACCGGTCGAGCCGACCGCACTCGTCTCCCACGCGGACAAGCCCGCAGCTGGAGCACAAGGTGGAGCAGCTCCGTCGCTCGCTGAAGCTCGGACCGGTGCGACTCGGCGCTCGGCTTGGAGTGCCCGCCTCAACGGTTCACCGCATCCTCGTTCGCCGCGGCATCAGCCGGATCGCTTGGATGGATCGCCCGACCGGCCAAGTGATTCGTCGGTACGAGCGTGATCGTCCCGGCGAGCTCATCCACGTCGACGTCAAGAAGCTTGGCCGGATCCCCCTTGGTGGAGGCCACCGCTGGCTGGGTCGCACGGTCGGCATGGCCCACCGCCACGCCAACCCCGCCGGCTACGAATACCTCCACGCCGCGGTTGATGACCACTCTCGGCTCGCCTATGTGGAGATCGCCTCCGACGAGACCGGCTCGACCTCC
Proteins encoded:
- a CDS encoding IS481 family transposase — protein: MVHPKAALTPRGRLILCQRIASGRAVAHVAEEMGVSRPTAHKWWRRFRLEGPLGLLDRSSRPHSSPTRTSPQLEHKVEQLRRSLKLGPVRLGARLGVPASTVHRILVRRGISRIAWMDRPTGQVIRRYERDRPGELIHVDVKKLGRIPLGGGHRWLGRTVGMAHRHANPAGYEYLHAAVDDHSRLAYVEIASDETGSTSAAFWRRASQFFSDHGITVERVLTDNALAYRRSLAFRAAVAEMGAVQRFIRPRRPQTNGKVERFNRTLLDEWAYVRFYRNNDDRASALPEYLHLYNHHRAHTALGLQAPISRVNNVPAHYS